GAAGCGCTTGATCCAAGCGGGCGCTGAGCATGAACAGCCGCTGATGCTCTCCCTGGCCGCCGCTGCAGGCAACCTCGAATTAGTGCAATATTTATTGGGTCATCAATTGGCACTAAATGGTACTGACGAGGCTGGAGATACAGCCCTCCACCTAGCGACCCTCGAAGGTCATACAGAAATTGTTCAATATCTCCTGGAACAGGGGGCGATCGCTAATCTCCCCAACCATCAGGGGGATACGCCACTACTGATTGCCGCTTACCAAGGCCATGGGGCGATCGCCAAACTACTCCTCGACCACGGGGCTGACCTCCACTACCGTAATGAAGGAGAAAATGCTCTCCTCGTCGCCTTCAATCAAGGGAAAGTTGATCTCTTCGCCCTTTTTCTCGCCCGGGGCAGTAATCCGAATGAACGGCTTCCCAACGGAAAAACCCTGCTCATGGAAGCAGCAGATCGCGGTTACACTGCTCTGATCGAAATGCTCTTAAATGCTGGAGCCGATGCTAATGTCACCGATCAACACCAAGCCACAGCCCTGATGTGGGCAGCCCACCGGGACTACCATGGCGTGGTGCAGCTCCTCCTTGAACGGTGTCCAGACCTTGATCTCCATGCCCGGAATAAACGGGGTGATACCGCCCTCAAAATCGCACAATTCAACCAGTGCCATCGAGTAAGCGCCCTACTCCAAGCCGCTGGTGCTTAGTAAAAGCAAAGAGACGATCAAGATGGCAAGTCATTGATCAAGAGTGGATTATTTAAAAATTCCTCAATTTCTAATGACTCCGCAGCATGGAAATTTTGTACCGGAATGCTTGGTGGATTGGCATGACGCGCATCGGTAATCCACCAATCGAGGGCTGTTTTTTGTAGATCGATGGTGGCCCCAGTTTTGTCGACGCAATAGCGCCCAAAAACAAGTTTATCCTTGAGGCGAACTCCAGAACCAAGACGAGAATATTCGAAGATAACGCTGCTTTCCACCGTTGCTCCAGCACAGATCCAGCAGCTAGGACCAATCATCGTGGGGCCGACAATTTTGGCGCCATCTTCGATGCGGGTCATGCCGCCAATATAAACCGGACCTTGGATATCCACTTTGTCCCAGTTCACCGCCACATTGAGCCCAGTGTAAACGCCTGGCTTAACTTCGATGCCAGGAATCGGAACATTTTTGACTTTGCCCTGGAGAACATGTTGAATTGCCAGCCAATAATCGGGGACCTTGCCAATATCTACCCATTCAAAATCCATTTCGAGGGCATAAAAAGGAGCATTGGCCGCAACAAGTTTTGGGAACAGTTCTCCCCCAATGTCGAATTCACAATCGGGGGGAATAAAATCAATGACTTCTGGCTCGAAAATATAGATCCCTGAGTTGATCTTGGTGCTGAGGGCTTCTTCGACACTGGGTTTTTCTTGGAAGCTCAGGATGCGGTCATTGTCATCGGTAACAACGACGCCATAGCTGGAGACATCTTCCCTGGGGACAGATTTGGTGATCACGGTGGCGATCGCCCCTTTTTCTTTATGCCACTGCACCGCCGCAGTGAGGTCAAGGTCGATCAATGCATCCCCACAAAGCACCACGAAGGTATCGTCAAAAAACGGATTAAAATCTTGGATTTTACGAATGCCACCCGCTGAACCCAGGGCCTTCCCTTGCAATTCGCCATCCTTGATATTGCCCTCAAAGGAATAGGCAAGATGAACGCCGTAGCGTTGCCCATCCTTGAAATAGCCTTCAATTTCGTGGGCGAGGTGACTGACATTCACCATAATCTGGTCGAAGCCATGCTGGGCGAGGAGATCGAGCAAAAATTCCATCACAGGTTTTTGCAAAATCGGAATCAAAGGCTTTGGAATGGTGTAGGTAATTGGGCGGACCCTTGTTCCTTTACCAGCTGCCAGAATCATGGCTTTCATGAATAGTCTCGTCCTCAAACGATGGGTTACTTAATACTAGATGCAATGACACTCTGGGTGAATTGGTACTTATTCTACCGAAAGGTGCGACGGTGGCTAAATCTCTCCATTGGTCTGTTTTTGGGGATGGTTGGGCGGTAACTTCGAAGTTTTAGAAAAAATCGGTTTAGGATAGGGAGCAAATAAAAGAACAATTGTTTTAGTTTGTTTAGTTAGAACGTAATGGCGATTAAACGCAGCCAGGGGGATTGCCCCCCGCCAAAAAAAAGTAACCCGATGGGATCGGCGCGGGATCCTTTAACCAGCAGTCAAGCCCTTCCCGACGAACAGGCTCAAAGTATTGTCGAGGATCGGATTCGCCCGCAGCAATTGGCGGACTATCTGGGACAAAGGGATTTAAAGGAAGTTCTAGGCATTGCGATCGCCGCCGCGAAAGCAAGAAAGGAACCGCTTGATCATCTGTTGTTGTATGGTCCCCCTGGTTTGGGTAAAACGACGATGGCGTTAATTTTGGCGGCAGAAATGGGCGTGAAGTGCAAAATTACGGCGGCGCCAGCCCTTGAACGTCCCCGCGATATTAGTGGTTTGTTGGTGGCGTTGGAAGCGGGCGATATTTTATTTATCGATGAAATTCACCGTCTGAATCGGATGGCGGAGGAATTGCTCTATCCGGCGATGGAGGATGGACGGCTAGATGTGACCATTGGCAAGGGAACCAGTGCGCGGACGAGGAGTATTCCGTTAAAGCCCTTCACGTTAATCGGGGCGACTACTAAGGTGGGATCGTTGACGTCGCCCCTGCGCGATCGCTTTGGTCTGATTCAACGGCTGCGATTTTATGAGGTGGATGAATTGGTGGCGATCGTGACGCGGAGCGCGGCGATTTTAAATCAGCCGATCACCCCTGAAGGAACCCTTGAAATCGCCCGTCGTGCTCGGGGGACCCCTCGGATTGCCAATCGTCTCTTGCGGCGGATTCGGGACTTTGCCCAAGTCAAAAATTGTCCTGAAATTACCCAAGCAGTGGCTGCAACAGCGATGGATTTGTACAATGTCGATCCGTTGGGTTTGGATTGGACTGATCGCCTCATTTTAACGACGATGATCAACCATTTTGGGGGTGGACCAGCGGGCTTGGAGGCGATCGCCGCCGCGACGGGAGAAGATAGCAAAACGGTAGAAGAAGTTTATGAACCTTACCTCCTGCAAATTGGTTTTTTGAACCGTACTCCCCGGGGCCGAGTGGTTACAGCGATCGCCCGTCAACATTTACAAGTAGGTTCATCAGATGCTACAACCCCAACCCAATTGGATTTTCTGTCCTGAGCCCAAAATCGGCCATCAGAAGCAGTGGCGATCGCCTGTCAACCTCTACAGATTTTATCGGTGTAGCAAAAGACCCCCATGTGCAGTCCTAGCGCTGATTCCCAGCTATTGTATTTAGTGAATACATTGATAAAATTATCAAAAAAATCATCACCCTACCCCGCCTAACATCTTTGCAGCAACCATCCCGACGAATTAACCAAAAAGTCTGCTTCATTGGGGGAACAGGGCACTCCGGGTCAACGTTACTCGGACTCCTACTTGGTAACCATTCCAGTAGTTTTTTTTGTGGAGAAGGGAAAAAAAGCCTCTACCTGCACAAAAAAAATGCCCCGGCCCATAAACGCTTCTGTAAATTCTGTGGCCCTGACTGTCCCATCTGGGGCGACCTAGATCTGACACCAGAACTTGATCTTTACGAACAACTCGCCCAACAGCTCTGGCGTAAACAACAACGACATCAAACCCTGATGATTGATTCCAGTTCGGGGGTCAATTGGATTCGGCAGCAGTGCCAGGCGATCGCCAAAACGACTGCTCAACCTTATCTGATTTTTCTCCAGCGGGATGGGCGCGGCGTCGTGAATTCCTACCGCCGGAAATACCCAGAGCGGGATCTAAGCCAAATCATCCAGCAATGGCGCGAAAAAATCCAGCAGACCCAAGTGCTTTTTGAGGAATTTAGTGGCCCCAAGTTAATCCTCCATTATGAAGAACTCGCCCTCGATACCGACACTGTCCTAGCAAGGCTCTGCGAATTTCTAGGGATTGTCTATGAACCGGAAATGCGCAATTTTGGCAATGCTGAATACCACGTCCTGGGGGGAAACAATGGTACCCAATATCTGGTGGCCCAAGGCCAACAGCAAGCCCGTACCCAAACAGGGCAAAAGTTCTTGACCCGGATGTCAGCTCTCAACCGCCACTATTACCAAACCCACAACGCTGAGATCGCCTTGGATCTGCGTTGGCAAACGGAACTTTCCGACGAACAACAAAGCCGCTTCACTCAGTTGGTGGGTGATCTTAATCAATCCTTCGTCTGGCCTCCGGCCACCCTTTAAGTAAATTGCAATGACCAAAAAAATCGACCTCGTTTTTCGCACCATTGGCGAGCGTACCAGTGATCTGGCTTTAGATTTAGCAATCCAGCAAATTCAACCGCATCAAGTTCATCTCATTGAAAATGTCCGTCCTTTTTCTGCAGCGGTGCAGAGGATGTTAGAGATTGATTATGACTGCGATTTTATCGTGTTCATGGATGCGGATTGTTTGATTATGGAAGATATGCATGGCTTCTTGCAGCGCAATGATTTTCCCTATGTAGATTGTTATGTTTTGGATAAATTCCGGGGACATATTCACCAAGGGGTGCACATCACGCGGGTGGATGTGGTGCGGGCAATGCAGCAGTTACAGCCGCCGCAAAATGATGAAAAATATGTCCTGCGTCCTGAATCGCGGCTACGATCGATGGCGCTTTCTCGCTTGAAAGCAAATAAACACTTTAAGAGTTTTCGAATTCTCCATGATTATTTCCAGTCCTATGAACATGTCTATGCAAAGATGGCGCTGCGGGAGCTGCGGAGCCGCACGGAGGAAAATCGGCGGGAATTAGAAGCGGCACAACGTTACTGGGAGCGCCATCCTGGGGATATGGATTTTCGGATTGCTCAGTTGGCGATCGCCCAGACGGCGGCAGCTGTTCCCCTCCAGGCAACGCCGACGGAAATTGATGATTATATTGTCCGGCTTCCAGAAATTGCCACTGAGGCGATCGCCCAATTAGATGTGCCGACTCAGCCCGAGATCTCTCCGGCCGAGATCGATGATCAAGCTCGCAAAATCTGGTCATGGCAGTTGGTACAGGTGGGGGGCGGCACCCTCGAACCCCCAGCAAAACCCCGCTCTCCCCATAAAATTTTTGGCATTGGCCTCAGCCGCACCGGTACAAAAAGCCTCACCAGTGCCCTCCATGTTTTGGGGTTGAAGGCAATTCACTATCCTGAAGATGAAACCACCCTACGGGAACTCACCGAGGGAAATTATCGCTTTTCGCTTCTAGAGCATTTTGATGCGATCACTGATATTACAGTGTCTGCTTTTTATCCCCAACTGGATCAACTTTTCCCGGGTAGCAAATTTATCCTTACCATTCGAGATAAGGAAAGTTGGCTCACTTCCCTGGAAAAACACTGGTTTAATCGGCCGGCTTTTAGTGAAACAAACCAAATTGAAAAGGAAATCCACCTGCACATCCGCCGGTTTCTGCGCAGCACTGTCTATGGCTGCTACGAATTTAACCGCGAACGAATGTCCTATGTTTATGATCTGCACTACAAAAATGTCTTAGATTATTTTGGCGATCGCCCAGAATCACTCCTGGTGCTAAACATTGGGGCCGGGGAAGGTTGGGAAAAACTCTGTCCCTTCCTGGGGTTAGATCCCCTTGAACAACCCTTCCCTTACATCAAAAAACAATCCCTGTTAAAGTCGCTGCTTAACGCTGAGGCCAAGGTTATTGATACATCCCTCCCGGTTTAATCCCTCAATGGGGAGTAGGTTTCTACCCCCATTCCTCTCCCCTCTGGAATGCAACCCGTGAAATTACGCTTTTTTACGGTATTGGCTACCACACCCCGGTTACTACGCTTAGTCTGGTCGGCAAGCCCTCCATTTTTGATCATTTCTTTGCTCACCACCCTGGGCGCTTCCCTACTGCCGGCCCTACAACTTTACGTTGGCAAACTGACCATTGACCAGATTCTGGCTACCATTGGTCAACCCTCTAGCCAATGGTCTGGGGTATTCGTTCTTGTCGCCCTGACCTTAGCCCTGACCCTCATGACCGACGGTCTGAAGGAACTCGCGACCTATGGTGGCCAAGTATTAAGCGATCGCTTTAACCTCTATGCGAGTAATCTCCTGCTGCGCCAAGCGACTCGTCTTGATCTAGCCCATTACGAAATTCCTGAATTTTATGATCTCCTCAGTCGTGCCCAACAAAGTGGCAGCACTTACCCGGTCCGCGCCCTAGCTAGTTTTACCAGCTTCCTCGGCCACAGCGTCAAGCTGCTTACCCTAGCCGGGCTGATGTTGAGCTTTAGCCCCTTGGCAACGTTATTGCTGCTATTTACTTCTATTCCTGCTTTTTTAATTGGAGTGAAATTTTCGGGTAAACGTTTTAAGGTACTGCGTCGCCAAACCCAAAGTGGCCGCTTTGCTGATTATTTACAGCGAATCCTCACCCATCAAGATTTTGCTAAGGAAATTCGTCTGTTTAACCTTACTGAGCACTTACTGAAGCGATGGTATGAGGTTAAGTTTGTTTTTAACCAAGAAGTAGAGCAGCTCTCCGCCCGTCAAGCCCTCGCCCGCAGCAGCGCTAATCTCTTGGCCAAACTGGGGTTTTACCTCACCTACAGCTGGATTGTGGTGCAAACTCTCCAGGCTCAAATTACGATCGGCTCTCTGACAATGTATGCCGGCGCCTTTCGGCAAGCCCAAGGATCTGTCCAAGGGATGCTAGAGGATATCGCCAGCTTGTATGAGGTAAATCTGTTTGTCGGTCAATTTTTTGATTTTTTAGACCTCGAACCCTATGTCAAAAATTGCGATCGCCCCCAACCGTTTCCTTCAAAAATTCAGCAGGGCCTAGAGTTAAAAGCGGTCAGTTTTACCTATCCTGGGGCACAAAAGGCGAGTTTGACGGGATTAGATTTAACGATCTATCCCGGGGAAAGTATTGCCCTAGTCGGGGTAAATGGGGCGGGTAAAACAACGTTATTAAAGTTATTGACGCGGTTTTATGATGTGACAGCGGGAGAGATTACCGTTGATGGGATTCCGTTACAGGATTTTGATCTGGCGACATTGCGACAAAATGTCGGCATTATTTTTCAGGATTTTGCTCGGTACCATTTGACTGTGGCGGAGAATATCGGTTTTGGCAATATCAAATTTCACGATGATTTGGCACGCATCCGCCAAGCAGGGATTGCCGCAGGGGCTGATGAAATGATTCGCGATTTTGACGGGGGCTATCAGACAATGTTGGGAAAAATTTTTCCTGAGGGGCGAGAATTATCGGGGGGACAGTGGCAAAAGGTGGGTTTAGCGCGGGCATTTATGAGTGATGCCCAAATTTTGATTTTGGATGAACCGACGGCGGCCCTCGATGCGATCGCCGAATACGATCTGTTCCAGCGCTTCCGGCAACTGGCAGCGGGGAAAATCACGTTCCTTGTCAGTCATCGATTTTCAACGGTGCGCATGGCAGACCGGATTGTGGTGTTAGAAGGAGGACAAATTCGTGAAATCGGCAGCCACCAGGAATTGATGAACCATCAGGGCCTCTACGCCCAGATGTTTACACTGCAGTCTTCGAGCTACGACCTTTAACTTGATCGCCAAAACATACTCCAGGAAATGACTTGATTGTCTGGTGATCGCCGTAGGGGGTACACAGGGTCATCAGGAATCCTTTTAGAATGGGAAAAGCTCTTAACTCCCAACGCTCAAAATTCACCTAAGCAAATTATTTATTCACATATTCACTATGGCTTTTTCTCCGGAAACCTCGGCATTGATAGTTCTTTTGATCGCTACCTTGGGGGTCATTGGCTGGGGCTATCGGCGATCGCAAAAAGCGGGACAATTGGGGCGGTTAGCCTGGGGGCAATCCCTCGCGATTACAGCCCCTTGGTTTCTTCTACTCACCTGTGTTTTGCTGGGGATAAGCCTTAATCTCATTGGCGTTGTCTTGATCCTCGTGGCTTCAGCTGGCGCTTATATTTATTTAGGAAATCTCCGGCGGGAAGCAGGCCAGGCGGAACTGATTCGCAAACAAGCCCTTGAACGGCTCCAGACTGAGGTAACCCAGGAACAAGCCAGTCCCGTAGAACAAGCCCCAGAGCCTGATCTTCAACCCATCAACGTTGAAGATCTCCAAACCATTAAGGGTATTTTTGGCATCGATACATTTTTTTCAACGGAAGCCATTCCTTACCAAGAAGGGGCCATTTTTAAAGGGAACCTCCGGGGTGATCCCGAAGAAGCACACCATAAACTCACCGAAAAATTAGGCGATCGCCTGGGGGATAAATACCGCCTATTTTTGGTCGAAGATCCCGAAGGAAAACCCGTAGTTGTTATTCTTCCCAGCCGCAATGACCCTAAAGCCACGACTCTCGCCCAGAAAAATATTGCCCTCGCCCTCTTTGTCGCTACCCTAGTGACGACCCTTGAGGCGATCGGTGTTCTCAAAGGCTTTGATCTTTTTAGTAACTGGCAGCGTTATACCGAAGTTGTGCCCCTCAGCCTTGGGATGTGGCTCATTCTAGGCGTCCATGAACTTGGCCACTGGTGGGCCAGCCAGAAACACACTGTCAAGCTCAGTATTCCCTTCTTTTTACCCAACTGGCAAATTGCCTCCTTTGGGGCAATTACTCGCTTTGAATCGCTGCTTCCCAATCGTACCGCCCTCTTTGACATTGCCTTTGCGGGGCCAGCAGCAGGGGGAGTATTCTCTTTGATCCTATTGATTATCGGCTTGGGACTATCCAACCCCAACAGTCTTTTTCAAATCCCTAGTCAATTTTTCCAAGGCTCAATTTTGGTAGGAACCCTAGCCCGTTTCCTCTTGGGAGATGGTCTACAACAAACCCTTGTCGCTATTCACCCCCTTACGGTTTTGGGTTGGTTAGGCCTGGTGATTACTGCCCTAAATCTACTCCCTGCCGGCTGTCTTGATGGTGGCCGTATCATCCAGGCGATCTATGGGCGGAAAACTGCCCGTCGCACGACGATCGCCACTCTCATTGTTTTAGGATTAATTGCTCTGTTCAACCCCGCCAATCCAATTCCCCTGTATTGGGCCTTAATCATTATTTTTTTGCAACGGGAAGCCGAGCGTCCCAGCCTGAATGAGCTCCTTGAGCCAAACGATACTAGGGCAGTCCTGGCCTTAGTTGCGCTCTTTTTGATGTTGATTACCCTGATTCCTCTCAGCCCCAGTCTGGCAGGCCAGTTAGGAATTGGCGCCTAAAGCTGTCCGATACCGAAAATTTCCACAATTTTGCCTACTTCTGAGGGCATACCTCGCAATAAAACTTAAACACTGCGATCGCCTGAAAATCCCTATCCGATAGTAGGCTGTTATCTAAAGTCTATTTACAAGCTTTT
The nucleotide sequence above comes from [Synechococcus] sp. NIES-970. Encoded proteins:
- a CDS encoding putative membrane-associated Zn-dependent proteases 1 gives rise to the protein MAFSPETSALIVLLIATLGVIGWGYRRSQKAGQLGRLAWGQSLAITAPWFLLLTCVLLGISLNLIGVVLILVASAGAYIYLGNLRREAGQAELIRKQALERLQTEVTQEQASPVEQAPEPDLQPINVEDLQTIKGIFGIDTFFSTEAIPYQEGAIFKGNLRGDPEEAHHKLTEKLGDRLGDKYRLFLVEDPEGKPVVVILPSRNDPKATTLAQKNIALALFVATLVTTLEAIGVLKGFDLFSNWQRYTEVVPLSLGMWLILGVHELGHWWASQKHTVKLSIPFFLPNWQIASFGAITRFESLLPNRTALFDIAFAGPAAGGVFSLILLIIGLGLSNPNSLFQIPSQFFQGSILVGTLARFLLGDGLQQTLVAIHPLTVLGWLGLVITALNLLPAGCLDGGRIIQAIYGRKTARRTTIATLIVLGLIALFNPANPIPLYWALIIIFLQREAERPSLNELLEPNDTRAVLALVALFLMLITLIPLSPSLAGQLGIGA
- the ruvB gene encoding Holliday junction DNA helicase RuvB; protein product: MAIKRSQGDCPPPKKSNPMGSARDPLTSSQALPDEQAQSIVEDRIRPQQLADYLGQRDLKEVLGIAIAAAKARKEPLDHLLLYGPPGLGKTTMALILAAEMGVKCKITAAPALERPRDISGLLVALEAGDILFIDEIHRLNRMAEELLYPAMEDGRLDVTIGKGTSARTRSIPLKPFTLIGATTKVGSLTSPLRDRFGLIQRLRFYEVDELVAIVTRSAAILNQPITPEGTLEIARRARGTPRIANRLLRRIRDFAQVKNCPEITQAVAATAMDLYNVDPLGLDWTDRLILTTMINHFGGGPAGLEAIAAATGEDSKTVEEVYEPYLLQIGFLNRTPRGRVVTAIARQHLQVGSSDATTPTQLDFLS
- a CDS encoding sugar-phosphate nucleotidyl transferase, which produces MKAMILAAGKGTRVRPITYTIPKPLIPILQKPVMEFLLDLLAQHGFDQIMVNVSHLAHEIEGYFKDGQRYGVHLAYSFEGNIKDGELQGKALGSAGGIRKIQDFNPFFDDTFVVLCGDALIDLDLTAAVQWHKEKGAIATVITKSVPREDVSSYGVVVTDDNDRILSFQEKPSVEEALSTKINSGIYIFEPEVIDFIPPDCEFDIGGELFPKLVAANAPFYALEMDFEWVDIGKVPDYWLAIQHVLQGKVKNVPIPGIEVKPGVYTGLNVAVNWDKVDIQGPVYIGGMTRIEDGAKIVGPTMIGPSCWICAGATVESSVIFEYSRLGSGVRLKDKLVFGRYCVDKTGATIDLQKTALDWWITDARHANPPSIPVQNFHAAESLEIEEFLNNPLLINDLPS
- a CDS encoding ABC transporter related codes for the protein MQPVKLRFFTVLATTPRLLRLVWSASPPFLIISLLTTLGASLLPALQLYVGKLTIDQILATIGQPSSQWSGVFVLVALTLALTLMTDGLKELATYGGQVLSDRFNLYASNLLLRQATRLDLAHYEIPEFYDLLSRAQQSGSTYPVRALASFTSFLGHSVKLLTLAGLMLSFSPLATLLLLFTSIPAFLIGVKFSGKRFKVLRRQTQSGRFADYLQRILTHQDFAKEIRLFNLTEHLLKRWYEVKFVFNQEVEQLSARQALARSSANLLAKLGFYLTYSWIVVQTLQAQITIGSLTMYAGAFRQAQGSVQGMLEDIASLYEVNLFVGQFFDFLDLEPYVKNCDRPQPFPSKIQQGLELKAVSFTYPGAQKASLTGLDLTIYPGESIALVGVNGAGKTTLLKLLTRFYDVTAGEITVDGIPLQDFDLATLRQNVGIIFQDFARYHLTVAENIGFGNIKFHDDLARIRQAGIAAGADEMIRDFDGGYQTMLGKIFPEGRELSGGQWQKVGLARAFMSDAQILILDEPTAALDAIAEYDLFQRFRQLAAGKITFLVSHRFSTVRMADRIVVLEGGQIREIGSHQELMNHQGLYAQMFTLQSSSYDL